The Sphingomicrobium sp. genome has a window encoding:
- a CDS encoding LacI family DNA-binding transcriptional regulator produces MTQRRPTSFDIAALAGVSQPTVSRALSGSSSVSEPTRQRVLEAAERLNYKVDRNASALRRQQARTLALLFFEELPDGSEINPFYLSLLGPMVRRCADRGYDLLISFQQLSSDWHVDYEDSRKADGIILLGYGDYVQYRPRLEQLVARGTHFVRWGCSANGGDIGATVSCDNEQGGYEATRHLLERGKRRIAFVGTGGPGFPEVEERWRGYCRALHAAGIDPADQPRAEAAPSEAEGRAAVAEMLGRGADFDAIFAASDVAAIGALHALQHAGRSVPETSVVGFDDIPAASLASPPLTTITQDVRAAAEALIDTVIEAVELGAATDRVLPVRLTVRESS; encoded by the coding sequence ATGACGCAGAGGCGGCCGACCTCCTTCGACATCGCTGCGCTCGCCGGCGTTTCCCAGCCGACGGTGTCGCGCGCGCTATCGGGCAGTTCATCGGTCAGCGAACCGACGCGTCAGCGGGTGCTCGAAGCCGCGGAACGGCTCAACTACAAAGTCGACCGAAATGCCTCGGCGCTGCGGCGCCAGCAGGCGCGGACGCTTGCTTTGCTGTTCTTCGAAGAGCTGCCCGACGGTTCGGAGATCAACCCTTTCTACCTCTCGCTGCTCGGGCCGATGGTGCGCCGCTGCGCCGACCGCGGATACGACCTGCTCATCTCCTTCCAGCAATTGTCGTCCGACTGGCACGTCGATTACGAAGACAGCCGGAAGGCCGACGGGATCATCCTGCTCGGCTATGGCGACTATGTTCAGTATCGCCCGCGGCTGGAGCAGCTGGTGGCGCGCGGCACGCATTTCGTGCGCTGGGGATGTTCCGCCAATGGTGGCGACATCGGCGCCACGGTGTCGTGCGACAATGAGCAGGGCGGCTATGAAGCGACGCGCCACCTGCTGGAGCGCGGCAAGCGGCGGATCGCATTCGTCGGCACCGGCGGGCCTGGCTTCCCCGAAGTCGAGGAACGATGGCGCGGCTATTGCCGTGCGCTTCATGCAGCGGGCATCGACCCCGCCGACCAGCCGCGCGCCGAAGCCGCGCCGAGCGAAGCGGAAGGACGCGCCGCCGTTGCCGAGATGCTTGGCCGGGGCGCCGACTTCGACGCCATCTTCGCGGCCAGCGACGTCGCTGCGATCGGTGCGCTCCATGCGCTGCAGCATGCCGGGCGAAGCGTTCCGGAAACCAGCGTCGTCGGTTTCGACGACATCCCCGCGGCATCGCTCGCAAGCCCGCCGCTGACTACCATTACGCAGGACGTGCGCGCCGCCGCGGAAGCGCTGATCGACACGGTCATCGAAGCCGTGGAACTTGGCGCAGCGACGGACCGGGTCCTGCCGGTCCGCCTGACGGTGCGCGAGTCGAGCTAG
- a CDS encoding sugar MFS transporter — protein MVIPTAATEGEANSSSLELPDGGVDAPSLRYFVFALFFIFGGITSLNDVIIPKLKELFTLNYTQAMLVQFCFFTAYLVIGIPGAQLVKKIGYMRGAAAGLLIMMVGCLLFIPASSTATYGLFLLALFVLASGVVVVQVVSNPLISLLGPARTVHSRLTFAQAFNSLGTTIFPRVGSALILGGLAGVSAAQLSGAALDEYRTAETQAIVHTYIGLAVALAVIAAVVWAFRDKLPGEKHDRSSPLAGFSLIKRTRFGFGALCIFLYVGAEVSIGSLIVNYLMQQDVLGLTDAAAGKLIMYYWGGAMVGRFIGSWFLRIMSPGKILAFVAIGAIVLIALSANTTGSVSAWSLLAIGLMNSIMFPTIFSLACEKLGPRAADGSGIINIAIFGGAVVPLLTGMLADTSGSLKFALLLPALCYAVIAAFGIYARRPAEGPVMQPLAG, from the coding sequence ATGGTGATTCCGACGGCAGCAACTGAAGGCGAAGCCAATTCATCCTCGCTCGAGCTTCCCGACGGCGGCGTCGATGCGCCGAGCCTTCGCTATTTCGTGTTCGCGCTGTTTTTCATCTTCGGCGGCATCACCAGCCTCAACGACGTGATCATCCCGAAGCTGAAGGAGCTGTTCACGCTCAACTACACCCAGGCGATGCTGGTGCAGTTCTGCTTCTTCACCGCTTATCTGGTGATCGGCATTCCCGGCGCCCAGCTGGTCAAGAAGATCGGCTATATGCGCGGCGCCGCGGCCGGCCTGCTGATCATGATGGTCGGCTGCCTGCTTTTCATCCCGGCGTCGTCCACCGCCACCTACGGGCTGTTCCTGCTTGCCTTGTTCGTGCTCGCAAGCGGCGTCGTCGTCGTCCAGGTCGTGTCCAATCCGCTGATCAGCCTGCTCGGCCCGGCGCGGACGGTGCATAGCCGCCTGACCTTCGCGCAGGCGTTCAACAGCCTTGGCACCACCATCTTTCCGCGCGTCGGTTCGGCGCTGATCCTCGGCGGCCTTGCCGGCGTCTCGGCGGCGCAATTGTCGGGCGCTGCGCTCGACGAATATCGCACCGCGGAAACGCAGGCGATCGTCCACACCTATATCGGCCTGGCGGTCGCGCTTGCCGTCATTGCCGCGGTCGTTTGGGCTTTCCGCGACAAATTGCCGGGCGAGAAGCACGACCGCAGCTCGCCGCTCGCCGGCTTCTCGCTGATCAAGCGCACCCGCTTCGGCTTCGGCGCCTTGTGCATCTTCCTTTATGTCGGCGCCGAGGTTTCGATCGGCTCGCTGATCGTCAATTATCTGATGCAGCAGGACGTGCTCGGCCTGACCGACGCCGCGGCCGGCAAGCTGATCATGTATTATTGGGGCGGCGCGATGGTCGGCCGGTTCATCGGCTCCTGGTTCCTGCGCATCATGAGCCCGGGCAAGATCCTCGCCTTCGTCGCGATCGGCGCAATCGTGCTGATCGCACTTTCCGCGAACACTACCGGCTCGGTGTCGGCCTGGAGCCTGCTTGCGATCGGGCTGATGAACTCGATCATGTTCCCGACGATCTTCAGCCTGGCGTGCGAGAAACTCGGACCGCGGGCGGCTGACGGTTCGGGCATCATCAACATCGCCATCTTCGGCGGCGCGGTGGTTCCGCTGCTGACCGGCATGCTTGCCGACACGTCGGGCAGCCTCAAGTTCGCGCTGCTGCTGCCGGCGCTTTGCTATGCAGTGATCGCGGCGTTCGGGATTTACGCGCGGCGGCCGGCCGAAGGGCCGGTAATGCAGCCGCTCGCCGGCTAG
- a CDS encoding MFS transporter: MAAQAQKPRQSLAGLWNISFGFFGIQIGFALQNANMSRIFQSLGSSLDDLPALWVAAPLTGLLVQPIIGHMSDRTWLGRLGRRRPYFVAGAILAGLSLFLMPLSQQLLFAAMLLWMLDASLNISMEPFRAFVGDMLRKDQHTAGYAVQTAFIGAGAVVGSIFPWLLDHFGVSNVAADGAIPDTVKFSFWFGGAALLLAVLWTVLSTREYSPAEMAAFGEDAEAGEDTTVRALAARSFTTSGLWIAAGALVVFAVAELGLEKEVYLLGGLLIAYGVASAAGIAFARRGATSNMLASMVGDFAGMPPVMKRLALVQFFSWSALFIMWINTTPVVARNFYGSADAASAAYQEAGNWVGVLFAVYNGVAAIAALALLPVLARTIGKARTHMVCLLCGAAGYASFFVIRDPQMLVVSEVGIGIAWASILAMPYAILASSLPQRKLGIYMGLFNIFIVVPQLLVATVMGSIMKAFFPDQPIWTMLAAAVVMAIAALAMLRVKER, translated from the coding sequence ATGGCGGCGCAGGCGCAGAAGCCGCGGCAATCGCTAGCCGGGCTGTGGAATATCTCGTTCGGCTTCTTCGGCATCCAGATCGGCTTCGCGCTGCAGAATGCGAACATGAGCCGCATCTTCCAGTCGCTCGGCTCGAGCCTCGACGACTTGCCTGCCTTGTGGGTCGCCGCGCCGCTGACCGGGCTCCTCGTCCAGCCCATCATCGGCCACATGTCCGACCGTACCTGGCTCGGCAGATTGGGCCGCCGCCGCCCCTATTTCGTCGCCGGCGCAATACTGGCTGGACTGTCGCTGTTCCTGATGCCCTTGTCGCAGCAGCTGCTGTTCGCCGCCATGCTGCTGTGGATGCTCGACGCCAGCCTCAACATTTCGATGGAGCCGTTCCGCGCATTCGTCGGCGACATGCTGCGCAAGGACCAGCACACCGCCGGCTACGCGGTGCAGACCGCCTTCATCGGCGCCGGCGCCGTGGTCGGTTCGATCTTCCCCTGGCTGCTCGACCATTTCGGCGTGTCGAACGTCGCTGCCGACGGCGCCATCCCGGATACGGTCAAGTTCAGCTTCTGGTTCGGCGGCGCAGCCTTGCTTCTCGCGGTCTTGTGGACCGTGCTCAGCACGCGCGAATATTCGCCGGCGGAAATGGCCGCGTTCGGCGAGGATGCCGAAGCGGGTGAAGACACGACCGTGCGCGCGCTCGCCGCGCGCAGTTTCACGACCAGCGGCCTGTGGATCGCGGCCGGTGCGCTGGTGGTATTCGCCGTCGCCGAGCTGGGGCTGGAAAAGGAAGTCTATCTGCTCGGCGGTCTGCTGATCGCTTACGGCGTCGCCAGCGCCGCCGGCATCGCCTTCGCGCGGCGCGGCGCCACGTCGAACATGCTCGCCAGCATGGTCGGCGATTTCGCCGGCATGCCGCCGGTCATGAAGCGCCTCGCCCTCGTCCAGTTCTTCAGCTGGTCGGCCTTGTTCATCATGTGGATCAACACCACGCCGGTGGTCGCGCGCAATTTCTACGGCTCCGCCGACGCGGCGAGCGCCGCTTATCAGGAAGCCGGCAATTGGGTCGGCGTCCTGTTCGCCGTCTACAATGGTGTCGCCGCCATCGCGGCTCTTGCCCTCCTTCCGGTTCTTGCGAGAACGATCGGCAAGGCGCGCACGCATATGGTCTGCCTGCTCTGCGGCGCCGCCGGCTACGCGAGCTTCTTCGTAATCCGGGACCCGCAGATGCTGGTGGTTTCAGAGGTCGGGATCGGCATCGCCTGGGCGTCGATCCTTGCCATGCCCTACGCGATCCTCGCCAGCAGCCTGCCGCAGCGCAAGCTCGGCATCTACATGGGCCTGTTCAACATCTTCATCGTCGTGCCACAGCTGCTCGTCGCAACCGTGATGGGCTCGATCATGAAGGCCTTTTTCCCGGACCAGCCGATCTGGACGATGCTCGCCGCCGCAGTCGTGATGGCGATTGCTGCGCTCGCCATGCTGCGGGTGAAGGAGCGCTAG
- the eda gene encoding bifunctional 4-hydroxy-2-oxoglutarate aldolase/2-dehydro-3-deoxy-phosphogluconate aldolase — MTIDQIMRTAPVIPVLVLDGEQDWAALAQSFVDAGLPVLEVTLRTPQALGALRRMREIPGAIVGAGTVLDERQLDDAAEAGAQFIVSPGLTEPLARAVAGSGIPFLPGVATPGDIMRGLDVGLDRFKFFPAEASGGIAALKALAGPFGQVRFCPTGGIRPNTAGDWLAIDPVLCVGGTWFYAAGDSMETVAERAAAAAGLAR, encoded by the coding sequence ATGACCATCGATCAGATCATGCGCACCGCGCCGGTGATCCCCGTGCTCGTGCTCGACGGCGAGCAGGATTGGGCGGCGCTTGCGCAAAGCTTCGTCGACGCGGGCCTCCCCGTCCTCGAGGTCACGCTGCGCACGCCGCAAGCATTGGGCGCGCTGCGGCGGATGCGCGAAATTCCCGGAGCGATCGTCGGGGCGGGGACGGTGCTCGACGAGCGCCAGCTCGACGATGCAGCCGAAGCCGGCGCTCAGTTCATCGTGTCGCCGGGCCTCACGGAGCCGCTGGCGCGCGCCGTTGCCGGGTCGGGCATTCCCTTCCTGCCGGGAGTAGCGACGCCGGGCGACATCATGCGCGGGCTCGATGTCGGGCTCGACCGGTTCAAGTTCTTCCCGGCCGAAGCATCCGGCGGCATTGCCGCGCTGAAGGCACTCGCAGGTCCATTCGGCCAGGTGCGATTTTGCCCGACCGGCGGCATTCGTCCGAATACGGCGGGCGACTGGCTCGCGATCGACCCCGTGCTGTGCGTCGGCGGGACCTGGTTCTATGCGGCGGGTGACAGCATGGAAACGGTCGCAGAACGCGCCGCTGCGGCCGCTGGGCTGGCCCGCTAG
- a CDS encoding TonB-dependent receptor — MIRTSSRWRLCAAVSPLALALIATPAFAQDATADAAQQAATAAQAANVQAGEATAAAATASTAAQAAAQATSDDQPTGTQPTADANDSIVVTGFRAALRNATATKKRQDQIIEAVNAEDIGKLPDNSIAESIARLPGLAAQRTQGRASIISIRGFGPDFSVTTLNGREQTTTNDSRTVEFDQFPSEVMNQVVVYKSSSADLAPQGLVGTVDLRTVRPLDSGKRVIAVGARGTYVGERLMPDASNKGWRGFATYVDQLANDTIGVALSASYTDEPYQTKDFQAWGFSNYDANTYKPDGIKQWFEASSLKRLGLMGTVQAKVSDSLTMTWDGFYSHFKDFVNQRGIEFQGNNLVGTDSDNGFLTAGTFNGIHPIVEGYANDRDAKLYSVGWNTKYDGHNGWRGMIDLAWSRTDRTDERLESTIGTGYAGAGPATNIDYVWTDHGPEFTLNGPVDFGDPSQLVLTDTQGWGWSRVQAGYDAVRTTRDDIKQARAELEREIGGGFIDSIKAGVTVSNRSKKLNVIEGFLVPGGTGTCPVGDPSVGTANTPCSIAIPQEALVGTIDFMRGIGPIVAYDPRILLDNGTLVFQQNFDNAVLKRPYKVTERVFTPFVMAKINGQVGAGDLTGNVGIQAVHTDQTSEGVAFPNGVATPTKVGIKYWEWLPSLNLALRQPSGLVFRFAAARQMMRARLPDMASNIDYGTNAQQGYIITGSGGNPYIKPYMATAFDFNIEKYFGNSGYISLQTYYKKITRYISRGVIPFDYSDLPPPTGIPPVSDQGTLNTLANTKGGKLYGFELAGTLPFEVLTPALSGFGITGGISYTKTSVRNFAGEKDVIPGYSKWVGNLTAFYENSGFNVRGSMRYRGGFKGEFRDYKGDDSPQFVLAETVFDAQVGYDFPNTSRFGGLSLYLQGQNLTNEPLATVDPKASDNDIAFLRYQTFGRRFVAGATYKFGAEAPLPPPPPPPPPPPVVAPPATQTCSDGTQILATDVCPVPPPPPPPPAPAPERGS, encoded by the coding sequence ATGATCAGAACATCTTCACGTTGGCGTCTGTGCGCTGCGGTCAGCCCGCTGGCGCTTGCGCTCATCGCGACGCCGGCATTCGCGCAGGACGCCACGGCGGACGCGGCCCAGCAGGCTGCGACGGCGGCTCAGGCGGCTAATGTTCAAGCGGGCGAAGCTACGGCGGCTGCCGCGACTGCTTCCACTGCTGCTCAGGCTGCGGCGCAGGCGACCTCGGACGATCAGCCGACCGGCACCCAGCCGACGGCGGACGCGAACGACTCGATTGTGGTCACCGGCTTCCGTGCGGCTCTCCGCAACGCGACCGCCACCAAGAAGCGGCAGGACCAGATCATCGAAGCGGTCAATGCCGAGGATATCGGTAAGCTGCCCGACAACAGCATCGCGGAATCCATCGCGCGCCTGCCGGGCCTCGCCGCCCAGCGCACCCAGGGCCGCGCCAGCATCATCTCCATCCGCGGCTTCGGCCCGGACTTCTCCGTCACGACGCTGAACGGGCGTGAGCAAACCACCACCAACGACAGCCGGACTGTGGAATTCGACCAGTTCCCGTCGGAAGTCATGAACCAGGTCGTCGTGTACAAGAGCTCGTCGGCGGACCTCGCGCCGCAGGGCCTCGTCGGCACGGTCGACCTGCGCACGGTGCGGCCGCTCGATTCCGGCAAGCGCGTGATCGCCGTTGGTGCGCGCGGTACGTATGTCGGCGAAAGGCTGATGCCGGACGCCAGCAACAAGGGCTGGCGCGGGTTCGCGACCTACGTCGACCAGCTTGCCAACGACACGATCGGCGTCGCGCTGTCGGCCTCCTACACGGACGAGCCGTATCAGACGAAGGACTTCCAGGCGTGGGGCTTCAGCAACTACGACGCCAACACCTACAAGCCGGACGGCATCAAGCAGTGGTTCGAAGCCAGCTCGCTGAAGCGTCTCGGCCTCATGGGCACCGTTCAGGCGAAGGTCTCGGATTCGCTGACGATGACGTGGGACGGCTTCTATTCCCACTTCAAAGACTTTGTGAACCAGCGCGGCATCGAGTTTCAGGGCAACAATCTCGTTGGCACGGACAGCGATAACGGGTTCCTGACTGCCGGCACGTTCAACGGCATCCATCCGATCGTCGAAGGCTATGCCAACGATCGCGATGCGAAGCTCTACTCGGTCGGCTGGAACACGAAGTACGACGGCCACAATGGCTGGCGCGGGATGATCGACCTTGCATGGTCGCGCACCGACCGTACCGACGAGCGTCTCGAATCGACGATCGGCACCGGCTATGCGGGCGCCGGTCCGGCGACGAACATCGACTATGTGTGGACCGACCACGGGCCGGAATTCACGCTCAACGGACCAGTCGATTTCGGCGATCCGTCGCAGCTCGTGCTGACCGACACCCAGGGCTGGGGCTGGTCGCGCGTCCAGGCCGGCTATGACGCTGTCCGGACCACCCGCGACGATATCAAGCAGGCGCGCGCCGAACTGGAGCGCGAGATCGGCGGCGGGTTCATCGACTCGATCAAGGCCGGTGTCACCGTTTCGAACCGGTCCAAGAAGCTCAACGTCATCGAAGGTTTCCTCGTGCCGGGCGGTACCGGGACCTGCCCAGTCGGCGACCCCAGCGTCGGAACGGCGAACACCCCTTGTTCGATCGCCATCCCGCAGGAAGCGCTTGTCGGCACGATTGACTTCATGCGGGGCATCGGGCCGATCGTCGCCTACGATCCGCGCATCCTGCTCGACAACGGGACGCTGGTTTTCCAGCAGAACTTCGACAATGCGGTGCTCAAGCGTCCGTACAAGGTCACCGAAAGGGTCTTCACCCCGTTCGTGATGGCCAAGATCAACGGCCAGGTCGGTGCTGGCGACCTCACCGGCAATGTCGGCATCCAGGCCGTCCACACCGACCAGACCTCCGAAGGCGTCGCCTTTCCGAACGGGGTCGCGACACCGACCAAGGTCGGGATCAAATATTGGGAGTGGCTGCCGAGCCTGAACCTCGCGCTTCGCCAACCGAGCGGGCTGGTGTTCCGCTTCGCGGCGGCTCGCCAGATGATGCGCGCGCGCCTGCCGGACATGGCGTCGAACATCGACTACGGGACCAACGCGCAGCAGGGCTACATCATCACCGGAAGCGGCGGGAACCCGTACATCAAGCCGTACATGGCCACTGCGTTCGACTTCAACATCGAGAAGTATTTCGGCAACAGCGGCTACATCTCGCTTCAGACCTACTACAAGAAGATCACGCGTTACATTTCGAGGGGCGTGATCCCGTTCGATTACAGCGATCTTCCGCCGCCAACCGGCATTCCGCCGGTCAGCGATCAGGGCACGCTGAACACGCTGGCCAACACGAAGGGCGGCAAGCTCTACGGGTTCGAACTCGCCGGTACGTTGCCGTTCGAAGTGCTGACGCCGGCGCTGTCCGGCTTCGGCATCACCGGCGGCATCAGCTACACCAAGACCAGCGTCCGCAACTTCGCGGGCGAAAAGGACGTCATCCCCGGTTATTCGAAGTGGGTCGGGAACCTCACCGCCTTCTACGAAAACAGCGGGTTCAACGTTCGCGGCAGCATGCGGTACCGCGGCGGGTTCAAGGGTGAGTTCCGCGACTACAAGGGCGACGATTCGCCCCAGTTCGTGCTCGCGGAGACCGTGTTCGATGCGCAGGTCGGCTATGACTTCCCGAACACGTCGCGGTTCGGCGGCCTGTCGCTTTACCTGCAGGGCCAGAACCTGACCAACGAGCCTCTTGCTACCGTCGACCCGAAGGCCTCTGACAACGATATTGCCTTCCTGCGCTACCAGACGTTCGGGCGCAGGTTTGTCGCGGGCGCGACGTACAAGTTCGGTGCGGAAGCGCCGTTGCCGCCTCCGCCGCCGCCGCCTCCGCCGCCCCCCGTGGTAGCGCCGCCGGCGACGCAAACCTGCAGCGACGGGACGCAGATCCTGGCCACGGACGTGTGCCCGGTTCCGCCGCCCCCGCCGCCGCCGCCCGCGCCGGCTCCAGAGCGCGGCTCCTGA
- the glk gene encoding glucokinase → MTRRIAVSDIGGTHARFALAEIESGRVTALDEPVTLKTNEHGSFQLAWQEFGRRCGGDLPNELAIAFAGPVAGEVLKLTNNPWVIRPALIKERLGVDRYTIVNDFGAVGHAVATLGGDDFRHLFGPDRPLPDSGMISIVGPGTGLGVAALLRTDGGYNVVETEGGHIDFAPLDVLEDRILAELRRHFRRVSIERVASGQGLWNLYEALGAIENHDLTFHDDKALWSAALAGTDSLANAALDRLCLTLGAVAGDLALAQGASAVVIAGGVGLRLADHLARSGFYDRFTAKGRFERRMSDMPVKLITHPQPGLIGAAAAFAKEHG, encoded by the coding sequence ATGACGCGGCGCATCGCCGTCTCGGACATCGGCGGCACGCATGCGCGGTTCGCGCTTGCCGAGATCGAGAGCGGGCGCGTCACGGCACTGGACGAACCGGTGACGCTCAAGACGAACGAGCATGGCAGCTTCCAACTGGCGTGGCAGGAGTTCGGCCGGCGCTGCGGCGGCGACCTGCCGAACGAGCTGGCGATCGCATTTGCCGGGCCCGTGGCCGGCGAGGTGCTGAAGCTTACGAACAATCCGTGGGTGATCCGGCCGGCGCTGATCAAGGAGCGGCTCGGCGTCGACCGCTATACGATCGTAAACGACTTCGGCGCGGTGGGGCATGCGGTGGCGACGCTTGGCGGCGACGATTTCCGTCACCTTTTCGGGCCGGATCGGCCGCTGCCGGACAGCGGCATGATCAGCATCGTCGGCCCGGGCACGGGGCTTGGGGTCGCCGCCCTGCTAAGGACGGACGGTGGATACAATGTCGTCGAAACGGAAGGCGGCCATATCGACTTCGCGCCCCTGGACGTGCTCGAAGACCGGATCCTTGCCGAGCTTCGCCGGCACTTCCGTCGCGTCTCGATCGAGCGGGTCGCGTCGGGGCAGGGGCTTTGGAACCTCTACGAAGCCTTGGGTGCGATCGAGAACCATGACCTGACTTTCCACGACGACAAGGCGCTGTGGAGCGCGGCTCTCGCCGGCACCGACAGCCTCGCCAATGCGGCGCTCGACCGGCTGTGCCTGACGCTCGGCGCAGTGGCGGGGGACCTCGCGCTCGCACAGGGCGCGTCGGCCGTCGTCATCGCGGGCGGGGTCGGGTTGCGCCTCGCCGACCATCTTGCCCGCTCCGGATTCTACGACCGCTTCACCGCCAAGGGGCGGTTCGAACGGCGGATGAGTGACATGCCGGTCAAGCTGATCACCCATCCGCAACCCGGGCTGATCGGCGCTGCAGCGGCCTTTGCGAAGGAGCATGGATGA